A window of the Paenibacillus woosongensis genome harbors these coding sequences:
- a CDS encoding cache domain-containing sensor histidine kinase has translation MFYSLRSRLMLAFSILLILPITSVVFILSKESAEQIRKSTQTSTLQTIDQFATHVSTLLTQIEDMGNQVLSSGITQEWITATLNDESTRSEQFMAKKKLRELLSSYALNNSNVISISTFAKGEGGLWTQDQSYLKSSWYEQYKEQDVRWTQAHQDRDQADDSMRSREINSLVLPLVQLQSLQDVGVIKINYPTELLRQDMDKISIGKSGKAFLLTSEGHSVLHQDLTGAQQVLSDGLAYLQKHSGEQNSGIFSLRQGETDYLLFYRKLPAQNWLIIGEVPEAELYATITKLKETLLLASFVLLILVIIVALRLSTNITKPLSAMARAMRHVRNGQFELGLKDMPKARSRQSEVDYVAGVFEEMTHRLKYLIETEFETNLRRKNAEYKALLLQINPHFYNNTLEIISGLAAMKREDLVMDATEALGKMMRYSLSLDTDLVQVSEELGYIRDYLFLLKLRHEDHLMVAIQQDSAADHLLIAKFILQPLVENAVKYSLEKGGIAEVTITSRVCGARLHLQIQDNGSGMTPELIASILADTESRDSVGILYHKGDSIGLRNVLSRCRLYYGEQFEAVLDSKLHTGTTITLKLPLIEG, from the coding sequence ATGTTCTACTCGTTACGCAGCAGATTGATGTTGGCCTTTTCAATCCTGCTGATCCTTCCGATTACGTCAGTTGTCTTTATCCTCAGCAAGGAATCGGCGGAGCAGATCCGAAAATCTACCCAGACCTCCACTCTGCAAACCATTGACCAATTTGCCACCCATGTCAGCACGCTGCTGACGCAAATTGAGGATATGGGCAACCAGGTGCTGAGCAGCGGCATCACACAGGAATGGATAACCGCCACACTGAACGATGAGAGCACTAGGAGTGAACAGTTTATGGCCAAAAAAAAGCTGCGTGAGCTGCTATCCTCCTATGCGCTCAATAATTCGAATGTGATTTCCATATCCACCTTTGCGAAGGGAGAAGGCGGGTTATGGACACAGGACCAAAGTTATTTGAAGAGCAGCTGGTACGAACAATATAAGGAGCAGGACGTGCGCTGGACGCAGGCTCACCAAGACAGGGATCAGGCCGACGACAGCATGCGTTCGCGCGAGATCAACAGCCTTGTGCTTCCCTTGGTGCAGCTCCAGTCCCTACAGGATGTCGGAGTGATCAAAATCAACTATCCTACGGAGCTGCTGCGCCAGGATATGGATAAAATCAGCATCGGCAAAAGCGGCAAAGCCTTTTTACTGACATCTGAAGGCCACAGTGTACTTCATCAGGATCTGACAGGAGCTCAGCAGGTGCTTAGCGATGGACTTGCTTATTTGCAGAAACACAGTGGAGAACAGAACAGTGGTATTTTTTCGCTTCGCCAGGGTGAGACCGACTATCTGCTCTTTTACCGCAAGCTGCCTGCCCAGAATTGGTTGATTATCGGCGAGGTGCCGGAGGCGGAGCTGTATGCCACCATCACGAAGCTCAAAGAAACACTGCTCCTTGCCAGCTTTGTTCTACTGATCCTTGTGATCATTGTCGCGCTGCGGCTCTCCACCAATATAACGAAGCCACTAAGTGCCATGGCCCGGGCCATGCGGCATGTCAGAAACGGGCAGTTCGAGCTGGGGCTGAAGGATATGCCGAAGGCCAGATCCCGGCAAAGTGAAGTAGACTATGTGGCTGGTGTATTCGAGGAGATGACCCATCGGCTGAAGTATCTGATCGAAACGGAATTCGAGACCAATCTACGCCGGAAAAATGCCGAATACAAAGCGCTCCTACTGCAGATCAATCCGCATTTTTACAACAATACACTGGAGATCATCAGCGGTCTGGCGGCGATGAAACGAGAGGATCTGGTCATGGATGCCACGGAAGCGCTGGGCAAAATGATGCGCTATTCGCTGAGTCTCGATACGGATCTGGTGCAGGTCAGCGAGGAACTCGGTTATATTCGTGACTACCTGTTCCTCCTAAAGTTGCGGCATGAGGATCATCTGATGGTGGCGATCCAGCAGGATTCCGCCGCGGATCACCTGTTGATCGCCAAGTTTATTCTGCAGCCGCTGGTAGAGAATGCCGTGAAGTACAGCCTGGAAAAAGGGGGAATCGCCGAGGTTACGATCACCTCCAGGGTGTGCGGAGCGCGCCTGCACTTGCAGATACAGGATAACGGTTCAGGAATGACTCCGGAACTGATCGCCAGTATTCTTGCCGATACGGAGTCGAGGGACAGCGTGGGAATCTTATATCATAAAGGGGACAGCATCGGCTTGCGCAATGTGCTATCCCGCTGCCGCCTGTATTACGGTGAGCAGTTCGAAGCCGTGCTTGATTCGAAGCTGCACACAGGAACAACCATTACACTGAAGTTGCCACTGATAGAGGGGTGA